Proteins encoded in a region of the Triticum dicoccoides isolate Atlit2015 ecotype Zavitan chromosome 3A, WEW_v2.0, whole genome shotgun sequence genome:
- the LOC119271422 gene encoding heat shock protein 81-3-like, with protein sequence MSGAVVCCKLAMGAARWCVAVCVAIYGAPEIPIGLPRLGLGSAIGIYEALELRDGGSDYLGKGVSKALDKISTVPMEALAAGADVSMIGQFGVGFYSAYLVAERVVVTMKHNNDGQYVWESQAGSSFTVTRDTFGEQLGRGTTMVLYLKDD encoded by the exons ATGTCGGGTGCGGTGGTGTGCTGCAAACTTGCGATGGGGGCGGCCAGGTGGTGCGTGGCCGTGTGTGTGGCGATATATGGAGCTCCGGAGATTCCTATTGGATTGCCGAGACTTGGTCTTGGTTCTGCCATTG GTATTTATGAAGCTTTGGAACTAAGGGATGGTGGATCTGACTACTTGGGAAAGGGTGTTTCCAAG GCCTTGGACAAGATCAGTACGGTGCCGATGGAGGCCCTCGCCGCCGGTGCCGATGTGTCCATGATTGGGCAGTTTGGTGTTGGCTTCTACTCCGCCTACCTTGTTGCCGAGAGGGTCGTCGTCACCATGAAGCACAACAACGACGGGCAGTACGTGTGGGAGTCCCAGGCCGGTAGCTCCTTCACCGTCACTCGTGATACATTTGGGGAGCAGCTCGGCAGGGGTACCACGATGGTCCTCTACCTCAAGGACGACTAG